A genomic segment from Variovorax paradoxus B4 encodes:
- a CDS encoding aldo/keto reductase — translation MSIPTTRLGRTGLTVSRLALGTMTFGLQTDEAVSHQILDKAAEGGINFLDTADVYPLGGTVETTGRTEEIIGRWLQKQGSAGRRRFVVATKAVGKVGPNSWDQGASRKHLLDAIDASLKRLQTDHVDLYQLHSDDRETPLEESLEALDVIVKSGRARYIGVSNFLAYRLARALGKAELHKLTRYVSVQPRYSLLFREIERELLPLAGEEGLGVIPYNPLAGGLLTGKYKPGATPEENTRFTLGTAGGMYQDRYWNERSFNTVTQLHQLADEAGVPLATLAVAWVMANPLITAPLLGASRPEQLDATLAAADYKLDPALKQKLDELTAEYRKGDAPR, via the coding sequence ATGAGCATTCCGACCACCCGACTCGGCCGCACCGGCCTCACCGTCTCGCGCCTTGCGCTCGGCACCATGACCTTCGGCCTGCAGACCGACGAGGCCGTGTCGCACCAGATCCTCGACAAGGCCGCCGAGGGCGGCATCAACTTTCTCGATACCGCCGACGTGTATCCGCTCGGCGGCACCGTCGAAACCACCGGCCGCACCGAAGAGATCATCGGCCGCTGGCTGCAGAAGCAGGGCTCCGCGGGCCGCCGCCGCTTCGTGGTGGCCACCAAGGCCGTCGGCAAGGTCGGCCCCAACAGCTGGGACCAGGGCGCCTCGCGCAAGCACCTGCTCGACGCCATCGATGCCTCCTTGAAGCGGCTGCAGACCGACCATGTCGACCTGTACCAGCTGCACAGCGACGACCGCGAGACGCCGCTCGAAGAGAGCCTGGAGGCGCTCGACGTCATCGTCAAGTCGGGCCGCGCGCGCTACATCGGCGTGTCCAACTTCCTGGCCTACCGGCTGGCCCGCGCGCTCGGCAAGGCCGAGCTGCACAAGCTCACGCGCTACGTGTCGGTGCAGCCGCGCTACAGCCTGCTGTTCCGCGAGATCGAACGCGAGCTGCTGCCGCTCGCGGGCGAAGAGGGCCTGGGCGTGATTCCCTACAACCCGCTGGCCGGCGGCCTGCTCACCGGCAAGTACAAGCCCGGCGCCACGCCCGAGGAGAACACCCGCTTCACGCTCGGCACGGCCGGCGGCATGTACCAGGACCGCTATTGGAACGAGCGCAGCTTCAACACCGTGACCCAGCTGCACCAGCTGGCCGACGAAGCCGGCGTGCCGCTGGCCACCCTGGCGGTGGCCTGGGTCATGGCCAACCCGCTCATCACCGCGCCGCTGCTCGGCGCCAGCCGCCCCGAGCAGCTCGACGCCACGCTGGCCGCGGCCGACTACAAGCTGGACCCCGCGCTGAAGCAGAAGCTCGACGAGCTCACGGCCGAATACCGCAAGGGCGACGCGCCCAGGTAG
- a CDS encoding alkaline phosphatase D family protein: MRVSRRRLLLGGMAAASLGHPFLRLHAQRASREFPFTLGVASGSPRPDGMVLWTRLAPDPLQGGGMGEAPVDVRWEVAHDEGFSRIAAKGRATALAALAHSVHVEVQGLAPGRPYWYRFTANGARSPAGRTRTAPAEGDAAPQPLRFAFASCQQYEQGYYAAYRDMAMQPLDFVVHLGDYIYESSWGSRHVRHHQGGIPTQLGEFRDRYALYKTDPHLQAAHAAFPWLVTWDDHEVANDYTDDVSPRSIDPAQFLAIRAAAYQAWYEHMPVPASMRPTGAAATIYGRHRLGHMLDVLLLDGRQYRSHHACLAGRSASPLADCADRLSPERSFLGARQEAWLANELAAPRARWTVIAQPTLLAEADRKRGPEHGYWMDGWDGYAASRARLLDGLAANKARGGDALVISGDVHAFWAADLRREPQGPAVATEFVGGAITSEGPSAANVANMLAKNDHLRYGRGDKRGYAHMALDARGCAVEFRAVDDEKAEDAAVVPMARFAVERGAPGVHLEST, translated from the coding sequence ATGAGGGTCTCGCGCCGCCGCCTGCTGCTCGGCGGAATGGCCGCCGCATCGCTCGGCCATCCGTTCCTCCGGCTCCACGCGCAACGGGCTTCGCGCGAATTTCCCTTCACGCTCGGCGTGGCGTCCGGCAGCCCCAGGCCCGACGGCATGGTGCTGTGGACCCGGCTGGCGCCCGATCCGCTGCAGGGCGGCGGCATGGGCGAGGCCCCGGTCGACGTGCGGTGGGAAGTGGCGCACGACGAGGGCTTCTCGCGCATCGCGGCAAAGGGCAGGGCGACGGCCCTTGCGGCGCTCGCGCATTCGGTGCACGTCGAGGTGCAGGGCCTCGCACCCGGCCGGCCTTACTGGTACCGCTTCACGGCCAATGGCGCGCGAAGCCCCGCCGGCCGCACCCGCACCGCGCCGGCCGAGGGCGATGCCGCGCCGCAGCCGCTGCGCTTCGCCTTCGCGTCATGCCAGCAGTACGAGCAGGGCTACTACGCGGCCTACCGCGACATGGCCATGCAGCCTTTGGACTTCGTCGTGCACCTGGGCGACTACATCTACGAAAGCTCCTGGGGCTCGCGCCACGTGCGCCACCACCAGGGCGGCATTCCCACGCAGCTCGGCGAGTTCCGCGACCGCTATGCGCTCTACAAGACCGATCCGCACCTGCAGGCCGCGCACGCCGCCTTCCCCTGGCTCGTGACCTGGGACGACCACGAGGTGGCGAACGACTACACCGACGACGTCTCGCCGCGCAGCATCGATCCCGCGCAGTTCCTTGCGATCCGCGCCGCGGCCTACCAAGCGTGGTACGAGCACATGCCCGTGCCCGCCAGCATGCGGCCGACCGGCGCCGCGGCCACCATCTACGGCCGCCATCGCCTCGGCCACATGCTCGACGTGTTGCTGCTCGACGGGCGGCAGTACCGTTCGCACCATGCCTGCCTCGCGGGCCGCAGCGCCTCGCCCTTGGCCGACTGCGCCGACCGGCTGTCACCGGAGCGCAGCTTCCTCGGCGCGAGGCAGGAGGCCTGGCTCGCGAACGAACTCGCTGCGCCGCGGGCCCGCTGGACCGTGATCGCCCAGCCCACGCTGCTGGCCGAGGCCGACCGCAAGCGCGGTCCCGAGCACGGCTACTGGATGGACGGCTGGGACGGCTACGCCGCCTCGCGCGCGCGCCTGCTCGACGGCCTGGCCGCGAACAAGGCGCGCGGCGGCGATGCGCTGGTCATCAGCGGCGACGTGCATGCCTTCTGGGCCGCCGACCTGCGCCGCGAGCCGCAGGGGCCGGCGGTGGCGACCGAATTCGTCGGCGGCGCCATCACCTCCGAAGGCCCCAGCGCCGCCAACGTGGCCAACATGCTCGCCAAGAACGACCACCTGCGCTACGGCCGGGGCGACAAGCGCGGCTATGCGCACATGGCGCTCGATGCGCGCGGCTGCGCGGTCGAGTTCCGCGCCGTGGACGACGAAAAGGCCGAAGACGCCGCCGTCGTGCCGATGGCACGCTTTGCGGTGGAGCGCGGCGCGCCCGGCGTGCATCTCGAAAGCACCTGA
- a CDS encoding glycerophosphodiester phosphodiesterase family protein — MIIVGHRGARNLWPENSMSGFRRLIALGADAVEFDVQETRDGKAVVIHDPLLDRTTEGTGAVRDHAAAQVLATRLRKGQGAQGEQRRDEAGECVPSLAEVLKLFAPTRMEVHVEIKTDAAGELPPGAIARTVQALHDAGVADRSVLTCFVPEVLAQVLAHWPRGRVLASLDHRSAEMLGGITRALARYAALPGCIVAVEKKLLAATWPQCLAALGSERLGAWVVNEPDEIAQWLTMPLRQITTDRPDLALAARATP; from the coding sequence ATGATCATCGTCGGACACCGCGGCGCGCGGAATCTCTGGCCCGAGAACAGCATGAGCGGCTTTCGCCGCCTCATCGCGCTGGGCGCCGATGCGGTCGAATTCGACGTGCAGGAAACGCGCGACGGCAAGGCCGTGGTCATCCACGATCCGCTGCTCGACCGCACCACCGAAGGCACGGGCGCGGTGCGCGACCATGCTGCCGCCCAGGTGCTGGCCACGCGCCTGCGCAAAGGGCAGGGCGCGCAGGGGGAACAGCGCCGCGACGAAGCCGGCGAATGCGTGCCTTCGCTGGCCGAAGTGCTGAAGCTCTTCGCGCCCACGCGCATGGAGGTGCACGTCGAGATCAAGACCGACGCCGCCGGCGAGCTGCCGCCCGGCGCCATCGCGCGCACGGTGCAGGCGCTGCACGATGCGGGCGTGGCCGATCGCAGCGTCCTGACCTGCTTCGTGCCCGAGGTGCTGGCGCAGGTGCTCGCCCACTGGCCGCGCGGGCGCGTGCTGGCCTCGCTCGACCATCGCTCGGCTGAAATGCTGGGCGGCATCACGCGTGCACTGGCGCGCTACGCGGCGCTGCCGGGCTGCATCGTCGCGGTCGAGAAGAAGCTGCTGGCCGCCACCTGGCCGCAGTGCCTGGCCGCACTCGGCAGCGAACGGCTGGGCGCCTGGGTCGTCAACGAGCCCGATGAAATTGCACAATGGCTCACCATGCCCCTGCGCCAGATCACCACCGACCGACCCGACCTGGCGCTGGCCGCGCGCGCAACACCATGA
- a CDS encoding ABC transporter permease subunit codes for MVERAPVLDGICHAILLVGVAFVCVPLYLAFVAGSLTIAEVQQVPLPWLPGDQFVQNLRTAWTQANFGRLFFNSFIVAAGITVGKIAVSLLSAFAITYFRFRFRMTAFWLIFVSLMLPIEVRISPTYESVANAALPLQWVVEALHLSSAWNAITGHTIDIQLQWNMVDTYPGLILPLIASASATFLFRQFFLTVPDELCEASRLDGASPMQFFWSILLPLSRSNIAALAIILFLYGWNQYLWPLLFTTDKDMATAVIGLKHLIPRADSQPAWNVAMSAALLTMLPPIVVVVALQRSFVKGLVDSSK; via the coding sequence ATGGTTGAACGCGCTCCCGTTCTCGACGGCATCTGCCACGCCATTCTGCTGGTGGGAGTGGCCTTCGTCTGCGTGCCGCTCTACCTGGCCTTCGTCGCGGGCTCGCTCACCATTGCCGAGGTGCAGCAGGTGCCGCTGCCGTGGCTGCCCGGCGACCAGTTCGTGCAGAACCTGCGCACCGCGTGGACGCAGGCCAACTTCGGCCGGCTGTTCTTCAATTCGTTCATCGTGGCGGCGGGCATCACCGTGGGCAAGATCGCGGTGTCCCTGCTGTCGGCCTTTGCCATCACGTACTTCCGCTTCCGCTTTCGCATGACGGCGTTCTGGCTCATCTTCGTGTCGCTGATGCTGCCCATCGAAGTGCGCATTTCGCCTACCTACGAATCGGTGGCGAATGCGGCGCTGCCGCTGCAGTGGGTGGTGGAGGCGCTGCACCTTTCGTCGGCATGGAACGCCATCACGGGCCACACCATCGATATCCAGCTCCAGTGGAACATGGTCGACACCTACCCGGGCCTCATCCTGCCGCTGATCGCCTCGGCCTCGGCCACCTTCCTGTTCCGCCAGTTCTTTCTCACAGTGCCCGACGAGCTGTGCGAGGCGTCCCGGCTCGACGGCGCCTCGCCGATGCAGTTCTTCTGGTCGATCCTGCTGCCGCTGTCGCGCTCCAACATTGCGGCGCTGGCGATCATTCTTTTCCTGTACGGTTGGAACCAGTATCTCTGGCCGCTGCTCTTCACCACCGACAAGGACATGGCCACCGCGGTGATCGGCCTCAAGCACCTGATACCGCGCGCCGATTCGCAGCCGGCATGGAACGTGGCGATGAGCGCCGCGCTCCTCACGATGCTGCCGCCCATCGTCGTGGTGGTGGCGCTCCAGCGTTCGTTCGTCAAGGGGCTGGTGGACAGCAGCAAATGA
- a CDS encoding ABC transporter permease subunit, with amino-acid sequence MAAAIESGLKRAHFKDVRLPVLLLLPQLAILLFFFFIPSFRALGQAFFLSDPFGNTVHFVGFDNFAQLLQSDTYHESVQVTVVFTILQNLLTIAVALVLAFASDRVIRGRGIYKAIILLPYAIAPVIAGILWAFLFNPAVGPLAQVLHALGLAWDPNRVGSDAMILVILAASWKHVCYDYIFLLAGLLAVPSSLMEAAAVDGAGPLRRFFTIGLPLLMPTMFFLAVMNFVYGFFEIFAIVDAVTQGGPAGATNVLVFKVYVDGFINLDLGSSAAQSVILMIFALLMTLLQFRYVERRVSYDV; translated from the coding sequence ATGGCAGCAGCAATCGAATCGGGCCTGAAGCGCGCGCACTTCAAGGACGTGCGCCTGCCCGTGCTGCTGCTGTTGCCGCAGCTCGCGATCCTGCTGTTCTTCTTTTTCATCCCGTCGTTCCGGGCGCTGGGGCAGGCTTTCTTCCTGTCCGATCCGTTCGGCAACACGGTGCACTTCGTCGGCTTCGACAACTTCGCGCAGCTGCTGCAAAGCGACACGTACCACGAGTCGGTCCAGGTCACGGTGGTGTTCACCATCCTGCAGAACCTGCTGACCATCGCGGTGGCGCTGGTGCTGGCCTTTGCGAGTGACCGGGTGATCCGCGGCCGCGGCATCTACAAGGCGATCATCCTGCTGCCCTATGCCATTGCGCCGGTCATTGCGGGCATCCTGTGGGCCTTTCTGTTCAACCCGGCGGTGGGTCCGCTGGCGCAGGTGCTGCATGCGCTCGGCCTCGCGTGGGACCCGAACCGCGTGGGCTCGGACGCGATGATCCTGGTGATTTTGGCCGCCTCGTGGAAGCATGTGTGCTACGACTACATCTTTCTGCTCGCCGGCCTGCTGGCGGTTCCTTCCTCGCTGATGGAGGCGGCGGCGGTCGACGGCGCAGGGCCGCTTCGGCGCTTCTTCACCATCGGGCTGCCGCTGCTCATGCCCACGATGTTCTTCCTGGCCGTGATGAACTTCGTCTACGGCTTCTTCGAGATCTTTGCCATCGTCGATGCGGTCACGCAGGGCGGACCGGCCGGTGCGACCAACGTGCTGGTGTTCAAGGTGTACGTCGACGGGTTCATCAACCTCGACCTCGGCTCGTCGGCAGCGCAGTCGGTCATCCTGATGATCTTCGCGCTGCTGATGACGCTGCTGCAGTTCCGCTACGTGGAGCGGCGCGTGAGCTACGACGTATGA
- a CDS encoding extracellular solute-binding protein: MNIQRRSTLAMLALSSTLWLASATPAAAQPVQVQWWHAMGGALGERVEELVKNFNSSQNKYAVTAVYKGNYDEVINGTIAAYRAKRAPALVQIYERGFMTMLLSDATMPVQDLLDQRGFKVDWADFVKPVAGFYSYKGKLMTMPFNSSSPILWYNKAHFEKAGFAKPAETWQELEKQLYAIKQKGISACGSVLAGDYHWSLLENYSAINDLPYATKANGYQGLDTEFVYNNTSVVSQVARIKKWIDDDVMQIAGQGLSPEQLFTSGKCSTYFASTAAHSGIERESKIDWSATYLPWEEGKQPKNSTIGGASLWVMKGQKPAEYEAVAAFLDYLAKPETQFWWVKATGYVPLTNKAYELARSQGYYKDHATREIAILQLTRGTPTANSTGFHFGNFTQTMMAQRDEFQNVVAGKKTPQVAMDDAVKRGNEILRQYEKLNKGRY, encoded by the coding sequence ATGAACATCCAACGACGCAGCACGCTGGCCATGCTGGCCCTTTCATCCACGCTCTGGCTCGCGAGCGCCACGCCCGCCGCCGCGCAGCCGGTGCAGGTGCAGTGGTGGCATGCCATGGGCGGGGCGCTCGGCGAGCGGGTGGAAGAGCTGGTGAAGAACTTCAACAGCTCGCAGAACAAGTACGCCGTGACCGCCGTCTACAAGGGCAACTACGACGAGGTCATCAACGGCACCATCGCCGCCTACCGCGCCAAGCGTGCGCCGGCGCTCGTGCAGATCTACGAACGCGGCTTCATGACCATGCTGTTGTCCGATGCGACCATGCCGGTGCAGGACCTGCTCGACCAGCGCGGCTTCAAGGTCGACTGGGCCGATTTCGTGAAGCCGGTGGCCGGCTTCTACAGCTACAAGGGCAAGCTGATGACGATGCCCTTCAATTCGTCCTCGCCCATCCTCTGGTACAACAAGGCGCACTTCGAGAAGGCCGGCTTCGCCAAGCCTGCCGAGACCTGGCAGGAGCTGGAGAAGCAGCTCTATGCCATCAAGCAGAAGGGCATTTCGGCCTGCGGCTCGGTGCTCGCGGGCGACTACCACTGGAGCCTGCTCGAGAACTACAGCGCCATCAACGACCTTCCCTATGCCACCAAGGCCAACGGCTACCAGGGGCTGGACACCGAGTTCGTCTACAACAACACGTCGGTCGTCTCGCAGGTCGCACGCATCAAGAAATGGATCGACGACGACGTGATGCAGATCGCTGGCCAGGGCCTGAGCCCCGAGCAGCTCTTCACCTCGGGCAAGTGCTCCACCTACTTTGCCTCGACCGCCGCGCACAGCGGCATCGAGCGTGAATCCAAGATCGACTGGAGCGCCACCTACCTGCCGTGGGAAGAAGGCAAGCAGCCGAAGAACAGCACCATCGGCGGTGCGTCGCTGTGGGTGATGAAGGGCCAGAAGCCCGCCGAGTACGAGGCCGTGGCCGCCTTCCTCGACTACCTGGCCAAGCCCGAGACGCAGTTCTGGTGGGTCAAGGCCACGGGCTACGTGCCGCTGACCAACAAGGCCTACGAGCTGGCCAGGTCGCAGGGCTACTACAAGGACCATGCAACGCGCGAGATCGCGATCCTGCAGCTCACGCGCGGCACGCCCACGGCCAATTCCACCGGCTTTCACTTCGGCAACTTCACGCAGACCATGATGGCGCAGCGCGACGAGTTCCAGAACGTGGTGGCCGGCAAGAAGACGCCGCAAGTGGCCATGGACGATGCCGTCAAGCGCGGCAACGAGATCCTGCGGCAGTACGAGAAGCTCAACAAGGGCCGCTACTGA
- a CDS encoding iron-containing alcohol dehydrogenase codes for MSDSTSPLRAALRDAVVTKEVVIEHAAVRSLPGVLQRCAPGRRWMLVADENTWDAVGASAQALLESQGVSCAAPLVFPAKPRLKPRVQRSAAIAQQLSAQAATPLAVGSGVVSDLVKHAASLAGRPYVCLATAASMDGYAASGAALLGEDGFKRTLACPPPVAVLADLDVLRAAPARMTAWGYGDLAGKAVAGADWLLADALGVEPINPRPYALVQDHLGDWLGAPQRLAVHEPQALAGLLAGLLVSGFAMQAHGNSRPASGSDHQFSHLWEMENLQVDGEPAAHGACVGVGCVAMLAMYEWLLAQPAAVIAAAASQAHDGQDEAALSREIEAAFGNEEFRAAARDEMNAKAALGSRRARLEQLVRAWPALRAQLKRQLIGARDMQQRLATVGGASHPGELGIAAARFAADHRRARLIRRRYTLLDLLDDLGWLDRAITEQFAPGGFWAA; via the coding sequence ATGAGCGATTCGACATCCCCGCTGAGGGCCGCGCTGCGCGATGCGGTGGTCACGAAAGAAGTCGTCATCGAGCACGCCGCGGTGCGCTCGCTGCCTGGCGTGCTGCAGCGCTGCGCGCCAGGCCGGCGCTGGATGCTGGTGGCCGACGAGAACACCTGGGATGCGGTGGGCGCGTCGGCGCAGGCCCTGCTCGAATCGCAGGGCGTGTCCTGCGCGGCGCCGCTGGTCTTTCCTGCGAAGCCTCGCCTGAAGCCGCGCGTGCAGCGCTCGGCGGCCATCGCGCAGCAGCTTTCCGCGCAGGCGGCCACGCCCCTCGCGGTGGGCTCGGGCGTCGTGAGCGACCTGGTCAAGCATGCAGCCTCGCTCGCCGGCAGGCCTTATGTGTGCCTTGCAACCGCCGCCTCCATGGATGGCTACGCGGCCTCCGGCGCCGCGCTGCTGGGCGAAGACGGCTTCAAGCGCACGCTCGCATGCCCACCTCCGGTGGCGGTGCTGGCCGACCTCGACGTGCTGCGCGCCGCGCCGGCGCGCATGACGGCCTGGGGCTACGGCGATCTGGCCGGCAAGGCCGTGGCCGGCGCCGACTGGCTGCTGGCCGATGCGCTCGGCGTGGAGCCCATCAACCCGCGTCCCTATGCCCTGGTGCAAGACCATCTCGGCGATTGGCTCGGCGCGCCGCAGCGCCTGGCGGTGCATGAACCGCAGGCGCTGGCCGGCTTGCTGGCCGGCTTGCTGGTCAGCGGCTTCGCCATGCAGGCCCATGGCAACTCGCGTCCGGCGAGCGGCAGCGACCACCAGTTCTCGCACCTGTGGGAAATGGAGAACCTGCAGGTCGATGGCGAACCCGCGGCGCATGGCGCCTGCGTGGGCGTCGGCTGCGTGGCCATGCTGGCGATGTACGAATGGCTTCTTGCGCAGCCCGCCGCCGTAATCGCGGCTGCCGCGTCGCAGGCGCATGACGGCCAGGACGAGGCCGCGCTGTCGCGCGAGATCGAGGCCGCCTTCGGCAACGAAGAATTCAGGGCCGCCGCGCGCGACGAGATGAATGCGAAGGCCGCACTCGGCAGCCGCCGCGCACGCCTCGAGCAGCTGGTGCGCGCCTGGCCCGCCCTGCGCGCACAGCTGAAGCGCCAGCTGATCGGTGCGCGCGACATGCAGCAGCGCCTGGCCACCGTCGGCGGCGCGAGCCATCCCGGTGAGCTCGGCATCGCCGCCGCCAGGTTTGCCGCCGACCACCGCCGCGCACGCCTCATCCGGCGCCGCTACACGCTGCTCGACCTGCTCGACGACCTGGGCTGGCTCGACCGGGCGATCACCGAGCAGTTCGCTCCCGGCGGCTTCTGGGCCGCCTGA